A window of Rhodothermales bacterium contains these coding sequences:
- a CDS encoding histidine kinase dimerization/phospho-acceptor domain-containing protein — MELAHFILTNIEPILMEWESFARSLEPGKTMTRLALRGDAEMILRATVRDMAATQSVSEQSSKSKGHGGAGGEASDGLDDASALHGLGRIGSGFDIVEVVSEYRSLRASVLRQWRGSLPHPTAYDIADIIHFNESMDQSLAIAVGSYTRRVDKSRRMFLAILSHDLRNPLNCIRMAARLGLQAEDPSSESAKTLAVIETYTRDISLLINDMIDFASTGLGNEMWLTRGPVDLEKLCHEVLNGFHLMHPQRTIRFRHEGDLTGLWDVMRLQ, encoded by the coding sequence ATGGAACTGGCACACTTTATACTTACCAACATCGAGCCCATCCTGATGGAATGGGAATCCTTTGCCCGTAGCCTCGAGCCCGGGAAGACCATGACCAGGCTCGCCCTTCGAGGCGACGCCGAAATGATCCTTCGCGCCACCGTGCGGGACATGGCTGCCACACAGAGCGTTTCTGAGCAGTCGAGCAAGTCCAAAGGCCATGGCGGCGCCGGGGGCGAGGCCAGCGACGGCCTCGACGATGCCTCCGCCCTACACGGCTTGGGGCGCATTGGCTCGGGCTTCGATATCGTGGAGGTCGTTTCCGAATACCGCTCCCTGCGCGCCAGCGTGTTGCGCCAGTGGCGGGGGAGCCTCCCCCATCCTACTGCCTACGACATCGCCGACATCATCCACTTCAACGAGTCGATGGACCAATCGCTGGCCATTGCCGTCGGCAGTTACACCAGGCGCGTCGACAAGTCGCGACGCATGTTCCTCGCCATCCTCAGCCACGATCTGCGCAACCCGCTGAACTGCATCCGCATGGCCGCGCGTCTTGGCTTGCAGGCTGAAGACCCGAGCTCGGAGTCTGCTAAGACGCTCGCGGTGATCGAGACCTACACGCGGGACATCTCCCTGTTGATCAACGACATGATCGACTTCGCATCGACGGGCCTGGGCAACGAGATGTGGCTGACGCGCGGGCCGGTCGATCTGGAAAAGCTTTGCCACGAAGTGCTCAACGGATTTCACCTGATGCACCCGCAGCGCACGATACGTTTTCGCCACGAAGGGGACCTCACCGGCCTGTGGGACGTCATGCGGCTCCAATAG